The proteins below come from a single Armatimonadota bacterium genomic window:
- the ftsZ gene encoding cell division protein FtsZ, with protein MRPENLFENQATIKVIGVGGAGSNAVNRMIREGVMGVHFVAMNTDAQALSTSLAPKKLQLGTDLTRGLGAGGDPEVGEKSAKESEDVIREELEDVDMVFITAGMGGGTGTGAAPVVAKIAKEMGILTVGVVTKPFLFEGPKRRKLANDGAERLREQVDTLITVPNDRLLDVVEKKTTMQQAFAEADDVLRQGVQGISDIILLPGIINVDFADVRSVMSNAGVALMGLGRAVGDQRAKLAAQAAANSPLLETNIQGAKRLLVNVTAGPDFSIGEAHEAMEYILQFTDAEEAEIIMGHVMKDTSEGEVQITLLAAGMDLKNQTVATKIDPSVFVQPTIPVEYSRSRISSEPISPITPSVPLSSPTAESSQSQLAAPQLEDIDLDIPTFLRRQRLGE; from the coding sequence ATGCGACCGGAAAATTTGTTTGAAAATCAAGCGACTATAAAAGTGATCGGCGTCGGCGGTGCTGGAAGCAATGCCGTCAATCGAATGATCCGCGAAGGCGTGATGGGGGTTCATTTTGTGGCCATGAACACCGACGCTCAGGCTCTTTCGACGAGCCTGGCGCCTAAGAAGCTTCAGCTCGGCACCGACCTCACTCGAGGGCTCGGCGCGGGCGGCGATCCGGAGGTCGGCGAGAAGTCGGCCAAGGAAAGCGAAGACGTCATTCGCGAAGAATTGGAAGACGTTGACATGGTCTTCATCACCGCCGGAATGGGCGGTGGTACGGGAACGGGCGCAGCTCCGGTTGTAGCCAAGATCGCCAAAGAGATGGGCATTCTCACGGTTGGCGTGGTGACCAAGCCGTTCCTTTTCGAGGGTCCCAAGCGACGCAAGCTCGCAAACGACGGAGCCGAACGGCTCCGCGAGCAGGTCGATACCCTCATCACGGTCCCCAACGACCGACTCCTCGACGTCGTCGAAAAGAAGACGACGATGCAGCAAGCTTTTGCCGAAGCCGATGACGTTCTGAGACAGGGCGTGCAGGGTATTTCCGATATCATCCTGCTTCCTGGAATCATCAACGTCGACTTCGCCGACGTTCGGTCGGTGATGAGCAATGCGGGGGTCGCCCTCATGGGACTTGGCCGTGCTGTGGGCGATCAGCGAGCGAAGCTTGCTGCACAAGCGGCCGCTAACTCTCCGCTCCTGGAAACCAATATCCAGGGCGCGAAGCGACTTTTGGTCAACGTGACCGCCGGACCGGACTTCAGCATCGGCGAAGCTCATGAAGCGATGGAGTACATCCTTCAGTTCACCGACGCAGAAGAGGCCGAAATCATCATGGGTCATGTGATGAAGGACACCAGCGAGGGCGAGGTGCAAATCACGCTTCTGGCGGCTGGTATGGACCTGAAGAATCAGACCGTGGCGACCAAGATCGACCCGAGTGTTTTTGTCCAGCCGACGATTCCGGTGGAATATTCGCGATCGCGAATTTCTTCTGAGCCCATTTCGCCGATTACGCCGTCTGTACCTTTAAGTTCGCCGACCGCCGAGAGCAGCCAATCTCAACTGGCGGCGCCGCAACTTGAAGATATTGATCTAGACATCCCGACATTCCTGCGAAGGCAACGACTCGGCGAGTAA
- a CDS encoding polysaccharide deacetylase family protein, with product MVTILAGILTFGQHTAPTPTQTAATTTVARVTTRKANTMGKVFVVMYHHIREGKNLMFRSPEKFRKDLERYYDMGFRPVTVSEYVGNRMNLAPGASPIVITFDDAHPNQFTILKDGTIDPKCAVGVWLDFAKTHPDFPVKGTFYVLPVLWGQHSLIQKKIDMLRGWGSEIGNHTYDHPFLNRLSDDKVKYEIARMNDLLVKYGIPPNMPFCPPYGEYPKNRQLVKSFEYKGKTYRHSSASMAWDSPAASPNDTKHFDRYHFERIGANGGEMGIDWWLNRLKNGKVQVYVAP from the coding sequence TTGGTTACCATTCTCGCCGGCATTCTCACCTTTGGCCAGCACACCGCCCCGACTCCAACTCAAACCGCCGCAACCACGACCGTCGCGCGCGTCACCACCCGAAAAGCCAACACCATGGGCAAAGTCTTCGTGGTGATGTACCACCACATTCGCGAGGGCAAGAACCTGATGTTCCGCTCGCCGGAGAAGTTCCGAAAGGACCTCGAGCGCTATTACGACATGGGCTTTCGACCGGTCACGGTGTCCGAGTACGTCGGCAATCGGATGAACCTTGCGCCCGGCGCTTCCCCGATCGTCATCACCTTCGACGACGCCCATCCCAACCAATTTACGATCCTCAAGGATGGCACCATCGACCCCAAATGCGCGGTCGGCGTTTGGCTCGATTTTGCCAAGACTCACCCCGACTTTCCGGTCAAGGGCACGTTCTATGTCCTGCCCGTACTGTGGGGCCAGCATAGCCTGATCCAAAAGAAGATCGACATGCTTCGCGGCTGGGGATCCGAAATCGGTAACCACACCTACGACCACCCTTTCCTCAACCGACTGAGCGACGACAAGGTCAAGTACGAAATCGCCCGCATGAACGACCTGCTGGTGAAGTACGGAATCCCGCCCAACATGCCGTTCTGCCCGCCCTACGGCGAGTACCCCAAGAATCGGCAACTGGTGAAATCGTTCGAGTACAAAGGCAAAACCTACCGCCACTCATCGGCGAGCATGGCGTGGGACTCTCCGGCGGCATCGCCGAACGACACCAAGCACTTCGACCGATATCACTTCGAGCGCATCGGAGCGAATGGCGGCGAAATGGGCATCGACTGGTGGCTGAACAGGCTCAAAAATGGCAAAGTTCAAGTCTACGTCGCTCCCTAA
- a CDS encoding DUF21 domain-containing protein yields MTEGSPPGGIGPNIAISILLLVGSAFFVGGEYSLVSMRRSRMEALAKKGSKSAKDIIKISENLSPFIAGTQIGITMIGVAMGTFTEPFVTNILTSQFSGLDHRFTQVISFALVLFFLVVLGELIPKYIALKYPERYIFVTYRPLGFFVKLFSAIIWCAQGVSQFLLKPLKIDIRETGKETIAKEELVMMIQSTTTEGVLEKAHADLVSRALRLDALVARDIMVHRLDIKWLDLDLSASEVMSKMSQVRYSRVPVCRGDIDDIVGIVYTVDLLRAYSTAEFDLESLARPFIAIPENLPMERIVQTMRENNTHVVIVLDEYGGTSGLISLEDVVDEVFGELQDGPESERATIEVLANGRVSARAEVRYDELVSRLGLDLDITNKTDSLANMIIEKLERIPRPGDAIETDLGSLRVENMARRRITRVGITINPQLLEEKSG; encoded by the coding sequence ATGACCGAAGGCTCCCCCCCAGGCGGCATCGGCCCGAACATTGCCATTTCCATCCTGCTCCTCGTCGGGAGCGCGTTCTTCGTCGGCGGTGAGTATTCGCTGGTCTCGATGCGCCGTTCGCGCATGGAGGCGCTCGCTAAGAAAGGAAGCAAGAGCGCCAAAGACATCATTAAGATTTCGGAAAATCTTTCCCCCTTCATCGCCGGTACGCAGATTGGCATCACGATGATCGGCGTGGCGATGGGCACCTTCACCGAGCCGTTCGTCACCAACATCCTCACTAGCCAGTTTTCGGGCCTCGACCACCGCTTCACGCAGGTCATTTCATTCGCGCTCGTCCTCTTCTTCCTGGTCGTCTTGGGTGAGTTGATCCCCAAATACATCGCGCTGAAGTACCCCGAGCGGTACATCTTCGTCACGTACCGGCCCCTCGGCTTCTTCGTCAAGCTGTTTTCCGCCATCATCTGGTGCGCCCAGGGCGTCTCCCAGTTCTTGCTGAAGCCGTTAAAGATCGACATTCGGGAGACTGGCAAGGAGACCATCGCCAAGGAAGAACTGGTCATGATGATCCAGTCGACCACCACCGAAGGCGTGCTGGAAAAGGCGCACGCCGACCTCGTGTCGCGAGCCCTGCGGCTCGACGCGCTGGTGGCGCGGGACATCATGGTCCATCGCCTTGATATCAAGTGGCTGGACCTCGACCTCTCGGCCAGCGAGGTGATGTCCAAGATGTCACAGGTTCGCTATTCGCGCGTACCCGTCTGTCGGGGTGATATCGACGACATCGTGGGCATTGTATACACCGTCGACCTTCTGCGAGCGTATTCGACGGCTGAATTCGACCTCGAAAGTCTGGCCCGGCCGTTCATCGCCATCCCGGAGAACCTGCCGATGGAGCGCATTGTGCAGACCATGCGTGAGAACAACACCCACGTCGTGATCGTGCTGGACGAATACGGCGGCACGAGCGGCCTGATCAGCCTGGAAGACGTGGTCGACGAAGTATTTGGCGAGCTCCAGGACGGCCCCGAAAGTGAGCGAGCGACCATCGAAGTTCTCGCCAATGGACGCGTTTCTGCGCGGGCCGAGGTTCGCTACGACGAACTGGTGAGCCGCCTTGGCTTGGACCTGGACATCACAAACAAGACCGATTCGCTCGCGAACATGATCATCGAAAAGCTGGAACGCATTCCTCGTCCCGGGGACGCTATCGAGACCGACCTCGGCTCGCTTCGCGTCGAGAACATGGCGCGGAGACGCATCACCCGCGTCGGCATCACGATCAATCCTCAGCTTTTGGAAGAAAAATCGGGCTAA
- a CDS encoding methionyl-tRNA formyltransferase, which translates to MDRPGQIRRRVRIVYFGTNDFAVPALRALAPHVVLVVSQPDRPSGRGMKLHPSPVKQAALELGLPVETPEKARAAEFVEQVAALEADVHVVAAYGQILSLRLLETAKNGGINLHGSILPAYRGAAPIQRSILNGDAETGVTLMQMDKGMDTGDMIAIAKTPIGPDETYGELQTRLSEIARDLVVEWIDRLAVGNYPREVQDHDQATYANKIDRTETELQFERSAVEEYNRFRAFTPAPSVFLNTNQGRLKIKEARRGEATGANGRILALNPLTVAFEGGSLELHTVQPEGKPAMSGAAWAAGRRLAVGDSLA; encoded by the coding sequence CTGGACCGACCCGGACAAATTCGACGCCGAGTGAGAATCGTTTATTTCGGAACCAATGACTTCGCGGTGCCCGCCCTGCGGGCGCTGGCTCCGCACGTGGTGCTGGTCGTCAGCCAGCCCGACCGTCCGTCTGGGCGCGGCATGAAGCTCCACCCGAGCCCGGTCAAACAGGCCGCATTGGAATTGGGATTGCCGGTCGAGACGCCAGAGAAGGCTCGGGCCGCCGAGTTTGTGGAGCAGGTGGCAGCGCTGGAGGCCGATGTCCACGTGGTGGCGGCGTACGGCCAAATTCTCTCGCTTCGACTTTTGGAGACGGCCAAGAACGGCGGCATCAACCTGCACGGCTCCATCCTGCCCGCCTATCGCGGTGCGGCACCGATCCAACGGTCCATCCTCAACGGCGACGCCGAGACGGGCGTAACGCTGATGCAGATGGACAAGGGCATGGATACCGGCGACATGATCGCCATCGCCAAGACGCCCATCGGCCCAGACGAAACCTATGGCGAGCTTCAGACACGCCTGAGCGAGATCGCTCGCGATCTGGTGGTCGAGTGGATCGACCGGCTGGCGGTCGGCAACTATCCGCGTGAGGTGCAGGACCACGACCAGGCGACTTACGCAAACAAAATTGACCGAACGGAGACCGAACTTCAATTCGAGCGGAGTGCGGTCGAGGAGTACAACCGCTTCCGTGCGTTCACCCCGGCCCCGTCCGTTTTCCTCAACACAAACCAGGGGCGGCTCAAGATCAAAGAGGCTCGGCGCGGCGAGGCGACTGGAGCGAATGGCCGAATTCTTGCCCTCAACCCTTTGACCGTGGCCTTCGAGGGCGGAAGCCTGGAACTCCACACCGTGCAGCCCGAAGGAAAGCCCGCGATGAGCGGGGCCGCATGGGCGGCGGGAAGGCGTCTGGCGGTGGGAGATAGCCTTGCCTGA
- the def gene encoding peptide deformylase → MEIVVPDEYKHLYVRNDERPIVKIPDPVLRRVAAEAKLGKKTEFIINEMMRAMRKANGVGLAAPQMGISQRIIVIAPLDFKPTALINPKIIKADGEQIGQEGCLSIPGLYGDVKRAQFVEVEAMDRKGRELIFELEGMPARVVQHEIDHLDGILFTDKVDLATLHWTDPDKFDAE, encoded by the coding sequence ATGGAGATCGTCGTTCCGGACGAATATAAGCACCTATACGTTCGCAACGATGAGCGCCCCATCGTCAAGATTCCCGATCCGGTCCTGCGCAGGGTCGCGGCCGAGGCCAAGCTTGGCAAAAAGACCGAGTTCATCATTAACGAAATGATGCGCGCCATGCGAAAGGCCAACGGCGTCGGTCTCGCCGCTCCGCAAATGGGAATCAGTCAGCGGATTATCGTCATCGCGCCGCTCGACTTCAAGCCCACCGCGCTCATCAATCCCAAAATCATCAAGGCCGACGGCGAGCAGATCGGCCAGGAAGGGTGCCTTTCGATCCCCGGCCTGTACGGCGACGTCAAGCGCGCACAGTTTGTGGAGGTCGAGGCGATGGACCGCAAGGGTCGCGAGCTGATTTTCGAACTGGAAGGCATGCCGGCGCGGGTGGTGCAACACGAAATCGACCACCTCGACGGAATCCTCTTCACCGATAAGGTCGATCTGGCGACGCTGCACTGGACCGACCCGGACAAATTCGACGCCGAGTGA
- a CDS encoding prolyl oligopeptidase family serine peptidase, whose product MPLVDMPLDDLLQYKGRNPRPSDFDFFWNDALKELADTAPLLEITKKDFPSCFAECFELRFRGTRGGSVFAKYVRPKGKKECPVLLRFHGYSGNSGDWLGHLSWAAQGFAVASMDCRGQGGYSEDTGVYSGMTLRGHIVRGLDGPAEQMYFRNVFLDTAQLARVVADFDEVNPTRIGATGGSQGGGLTLACAALAPVKKCAPVFPFLCDYKRVWEMDLAKDAYDELRYFFRSFDPRHEREEEIFMKLGYIDNQHLATRIKGEVLLVGGLMDTITPPSTYFAAYNRITAKKRHVIYPDFGHEGLPGSDDLIWEFFADL is encoded by the coding sequence ATGCCGCTCGTGGACATGCCGCTCGACGATCTCCTCCAGTACAAGGGGAGGAACCCGCGTCCCAGCGATTTCGATTTCTTCTGGAACGACGCGCTCAAGGAGTTGGCCGACACCGCCCCCCTGCTGGAGATCACCAAGAAGGACTTCCCCTCCTGCTTTGCCGAGTGCTTCGAGCTTCGGTTTCGGGGCACGCGCGGCGGGAGCGTGTTCGCCAAATATGTGCGGCCCAAGGGCAAAAAGGAGTGCCCGGTGCTCCTGCGGTTCCACGGCTACTCTGGCAATAGCGGCGACTGGCTCGGGCACCTCTCGTGGGCGGCGCAGGGCTTCGCAGTAGCGTCGATGGACTGCCGCGGGCAGGGCGGCTACTCGGAAGACACCGGTGTGTATTCGGGCATGACCCTTCGCGGTCACATCGTGCGCGGCCTGGACGGCCCGGCCGAGCAGATGTACTTCCGTAACGTGTTTTTGGATACGGCTCAGTTGGCGCGAGTCGTGGCCGACTTCGACGAGGTCAATCCCACGCGCATTGGGGCGACGGGCGGCTCGCAAGGCGGAGGGTTGACCTTGGCTTGCGCCGCGCTGGCGCCGGTCAAGAAGTGCGCGCCGGTCTTCCCGTTCCTGTGCGACTACAAGCGGGTGTGGGAAATGGACCTGGCCAAGGACGCCTACGACGAACTGCGCTACTTCTTCCGCTCCTTCGACCCCCGGCACGAGCGGGAAGAGGAGATCTTTATGAAGCTGGGTTACATCGACAACCAGCACCTGGCGACGCGGATCAAGGGCGAAGTGCTGTTGGTGGGCGGCTTGATGGACACGATCACCCCGCCGAGCACGTACTTCGCGGCGTATAACCGAATCACGGCGAAGAAACGGCACGTGATCTACCCCGACTTCGGCCACGAAGGTCTGCCGGGTAGCGACGACCTGATCTGGGAGTTCTTCGCGGATCTGTAA
- the tnpA gene encoding IS200/IS605 family transposase, which yields MPSTYASLHVHVVYSTKGRHPSFHPDVIDEVHRYLGGTVNGLGAQSVIVGGVADHVHLLFGMRTTQSVSDLVREVKKASSHWMRERQRDFAWQEGYGAFSVSPERLGGVKKYIENQAEHHQKKSFREEFIELLRYAGIEFDEALLD from the coding sequence ATGCCTTCGACATATGCCAGCCTCCACGTCCATGTCGTGTATAGCACCAAGGGGCGGCATCCGTCGTTCCACCCCGACGTCATTGATGAGGTTCACCGCTACCTCGGTGGAACGGTCAATGGACTCGGGGCGCAATCGGTCATCGTTGGTGGGGTTGCCGACCACGTTCATCTCCTGTTTGGAATGAGGACGACTCAGAGCGTTTCAGATCTTGTGAGGGAAGTCAAAAAGGCTTCGTCCCACTGGATGCGCGAGCGCCAACGGGATTTCGCCTGGCAAGAAGGTTATGGTGCCTTTTCGGTAAGTCCAGAACGGCTTGGCGGTGTGAAGAAATACATCGAGAATCAGGCCGAGCACCATCAGAAAAAGTCGTTCCGAGAAGAATTCATCGAACTCCTTCGGTATGCCGGAATTGAGTTCGATGAAGCTCTTTTGGACTAA